Proteins encoded within one genomic window of Clupea harengus chromosome 10, Ch_v2.0.2, whole genome shotgun sequence:
- the LOC116222067 gene encoding stomatin-like, with protein sequence MEMDSRSKRRQSNSQEDLLDDEDRSLGCVGWTLVILSAFVALLPCFWIISIFICPKVIKEYERAVIFRLGRIIDKKPKGPGIFFILPCTDSFVKVDMRTVSFDIPPQEVLTKDSVTVAVDGVVYFRVSDPIKSVANVSNADFATRLLAQTTLRNMLGTKNLSEVLSDREAIAHGMQASLDEATDSWGIKVERVEIKDVKLPQQLQRAMAAEAEATREARAKVIAAEGEMNASRALKEASLVIAESPSGLQLRYLQTLNTIAAEKNSTIIFPLPIDMMSQFMNRK encoded by the exons ATGGAAATGGACAGCCGAAGCAAGAGACGACAGAGCAACAGCCAAGAGGATCTGCTAG ACGATGAAGACAGGAGTCTGGGCTGCGTTGGGTGGACCCTGGTCATCCTCTCTGCCTTTGTGGCTCTGCTGCCCTGCTTCTGGATCATCTCTATATTCATCTGCCCAAAG GTCATTAAAGAATATGAGCGTGCTGTCATATTCCGTCTGGGACGTATTATAGACAAGAAGCCCAAAGGACCAG GCATTTTCTTCATCCTTCCGTGCACTGACTCCTTTGTGAAGGTGGACATGAGAACGGTCTCCTTTGATATCCCTCCCCAGGAG GTCTTAACCAAGGACTCGGTGACGGTGGCGGTAGACGGAGTGGTGTACTTCCGGGTCAGCGACCCCATCAAGTCCGTCGCTAATGTGTCCAACGCAGACTTCGCCACCCGGCTGCTGGCCCAGACGACCCTGAGGAACATGCTCGGAACCAAGAACCTGTCAGAGGTTCTCTCTGACCGTGAGGCCATTGCCCACGGGATGCAG GCGTCTCTGGACGAGGCCACAGACTCGTGGGGGATTAAAGTGGAGCGTGTGGAGATTAAAGACGTGAAGCTGCCACAACAGCTGCAGAGAGCCATGGCTGCAGAGGCTGAGGCCACACGCGAGGCCAGGGCAaag GTGATCgcggcagagggagagatgaacgCCTCCCGCGCCCTGAAGGAGGCGTCGCTGGTGATCGCAGAGTCTCCATCCGGCCTTCAGCTGCGCTACCTGCAGACTCTGAACACCATCGCCGCAGAGAAGAACTCCACCATCATCTTCCCTCTTCCCATTGACATGATGAGCCAGTTCATGAACAGGAAGTAG